A genomic segment from Methanobacterium formicicum encodes:
- a CDS encoding DUF166 domain-containing protein yields the protein MKISIVTDGPYGERAYATIKEEFDCDYVVMEAPQSSFMDEIQLPPETMAQLEKADIILTYVLHPDLTLDLVDALHDKVEWIIVGAWRGEGFKNQLESYGNVTCPENMCDLTENGNPVFDKFVSKFGRPIVRVNCQGDKVVEVEVLRCSPCGSTNFVAQEMVGEDTATLPIKAGLRIQHYPCRAPKMRLFTDDECKKEMAANFHKEAFQEALKNKK from the coding sequence ATGAAGATAAGCATAGTAACCGATGGACCCTACGGTGAACGGGCCTACGCCACCATTAAAGAGGAATTTGACTGTGACTACGTGGTAATGGAAGCTCCCCAATCCAGTTTCATGGATGAAATCCAACTCCCCCCAGAAACCATGGCCCAACTGGAAAAAGCAGACATCATTTTAACCTATGTTCTACACCCCGACCTCACCCTAGACCTGGTTGACGCCCTTCACGATAAAGTAGAATGGATCATCGTCGGTGCCTGGAGAGGAGAAGGTTTTAAAAATCAGCTAGAAAGCTACGGTAATGTTACCTGCCCCGAGAACATGTGCGACCTAACTGAGAATGGAAACCCGGTTTTTGATAAGTTCGTCTCTAAATTCGGCAGACCCATAGTTCGGGTTAACTGCCAGGGCGATAAGGTGGTTGAGGTGGAGGTTCTCCGCTGTTCACCCTGTGGCAGCACTAACTTTGTGGCCCAGGAAATGGTAGGTGAAGACACTGCCACCCTGCCTATTAAGGCCGGTCTCCGGATACAACATTACCCCTGTCGGGCCCCTAAAATGCGACTGTTCACTGATGATGAGTGTAAAAAGGAAATGGCAGCCAATTTCCACAAGGAAGCCTTCCAGGAAGCCCTTAAAAATAAAAAATGA
- a CDS encoding V4R domain-containing protein, whose product MPEYTNYNEYLENMGLVLKEGASILCLNSNADITRPGPYCEERKTLVSANSVGALRSIIITGSKQFGIGTMGSILRIAGGEFSTLRAAQMIDAGELEKGDISGWLELVKFDFKNWGYGILTPESVEDGRIVVKLDESMSSAGIPNLSQSVCYYEGGRITGGLSQITGDKWQFVETNCWGRGDKFCRFEITKI is encoded by the coding sequence TATACAAATTACAATGAATATCTCGAAAATATGGGTTTAGTATTGAAGGAAGGAGCCAGCATACTCTGTCTTAATTCTAACGCAGATATCACCCGGCCAGGACCCTACTGTGAAGAAAGAAAAACACTGGTATCAGCCAACTCTGTGGGGGCCTTAAGATCCATTATCATCACCGGAAGTAAACAGTTTGGAATAGGTACCATGGGATCCATACTTAGAATAGCCGGGGGCGAATTTTCAACCTTGAGGGCAGCCCAGATGATAGATGCCGGGGAATTGGAAAAGGGAGACATTTCTGGTTGGTTGGAACTGGTTAAATTCGATTTTAAAAACTGGGGTTATGGTATTTTAACTCCAGAAAGTGTTGAAGATGGAAGAATTGTGGTGAAACTGGATGAGAGTATGAGCTCCGCAGGAATACCCAACCTGAGCCAGAGTGTGTGTTATTATGAAGGGGGGAGGATTACCGGTGGTTTATCCCAGATAACCGGAGATAAATGGCAGTTTGTAGAAACCAACTGCTGGGGAAGAGGAGACAAATTCTGCCGATTTGAAATAACCAAGATCTGA
- the argB gene encoding acetylglutamate kinase, whose amino-acid sequence METVNILVEALPYIKKFHKKKIMIKYGGHAMIDSEAKSSTARDTVLLKYVGMKPIVVHGGGPEISRSMNKLGKEPKFIGGLRVTDQETMDIVKMVLVGKISTEIVANIGLHGGKGVGLSGKDNLLLKACKRSPQVVVNQETGEEQMVDLGLVGEIESINPEILRVLTENDYIPVISPIGVDDKAETLNLNADTVAGEIGGKVGAEKLIILTDVPGILKDPTDPRSLIKKVTIAQVKELIEDGTVRDGMLPKVLTCISALEKGVKSAHIIDGRIKHSILLEIFTKDGIGTMITP is encoded by the coding sequence ATGGAAACTGTTAACATTCTGGTTGAGGCCTTACCCTACATCAAAAAATTTCACAAGAAAAAGATCATGATTAAATACGGTGGCCACGCCATGATCGACTCTGAGGCCAAGAGCTCCACTGCCCGGGACACTGTTCTCCTGAAGTACGTGGGAATGAAACCCATAGTGGTACACGGAGGAGGTCCTGAAATCTCCCGTTCCATGAACAAACTGGGAAAGGAACCAAAATTCATTGGAGGATTGCGGGTAACTGACCAGGAAACTATGGATATAGTGAAAATGGTCCTGGTGGGTAAAATAAGCACGGAAATCGTGGCCAACATCGGCCTCCATGGAGGTAAGGGAGTGGGATTATCCGGAAAGGACAACTTGCTCTTAAAGGCCTGTAAACGTTCACCCCAAGTAGTGGTTAACCAGGAAACCGGTGAAGAGCAGATGGTTGACCTGGGACTGGTGGGTGAGATTGAATCCATAAACCCGGAAATCTTGAGAGTTCTAACTGAAAATGATTACATACCAGTAATCAGCCCAATAGGCGTGGATGATAAGGCAGAGACACTCAATTTGAATGCAGATACTGTTGCCGGCGAAATTGGAGGTAAAGTGGGTGCAGAAAAACTAATAATACTGACTGATGTCCCAGGAATCTTAAAAGACCCCACAGATCCCAGAAGCCTCATAAAAAAGGTCACCATAGCCCAGGTCAAGGAACTGATTGAGGATGGCACTGTCCGTGATGGTATGCTGCCCAAGGTCCTCACCTGTATCAGTGCCCTTGAAAAAGGAGTTAAATCCGCCCATATAATTGATGGACGGATTAAACACAGCATACTCCTGGAAATATTCACCAAAGACGGTATTGGCACCATGATAACCCCGTGA